The Paenibacillus tianjinensis genome has a window encoding:
- a CDS encoding RicAFT regulatory complex protein RicA family protein: MQSFNTRDLIVREDIMGKAKELASLISTSEEVKHFQQAELKIQNHERVQGLIAVIKKKQKEIVAFESFGNKDMVAKIEQEIEVLQDEIDGIPVVNEFQQSQSDINYLLQLVISVIRDTVSEKINVEAGTEAPPSTCGD, encoded by the coding sequence ATGCAGAGCTTCAACACCCGTGATCTGATTGTGCGTGAAGATATTATGGGCAAAGCGAAGGAACTCGCTTCATTGATTTCGACCAGTGAAGAAGTGAAGCATTTTCAGCAGGCCGAGCTCAAAATCCAGAATCACGAGCGTGTGCAGGGGCTGATTGCTGTGATCAAGAAGAAGCAGAAGGAGATTGTCGCCTTTGAGAGCTTCGGCAATAAGGATATGGTAGCGAAGATTGAACAGGAAATCGAAGTCCTGCAGGATGAAATCGATGGGATTCCGGTCGTGAATGAATTCCAGCAGAGCCAGAGCGATATTAATTACCTGCTGCAGCTCGTTATTTCCGTAATCCGGGACACCGTGTCAGAGAAAATCAATGTGGAAGCCGGAACAGAAGCGCCGCCGTCCACATGCGGAGATTAA
- a CDS encoding NUDIX domain-containing protein encodes MSENVEQNYNAKKYRTPDGVPADIVMFTLTKRERKTVTKTLPLRELKVMLIRRKKWPCAGMWALPGGFCQEDESIYDAATRELKEETGVDGGHLEYLGVYSTPGRDPRGWIISHAFFALVEEWMLEQRQASDDAGEVGLFTLQEALEELELAFDHHDIITDAYLRIQQQMLQTTIARQFLPRHFTLSELYQVIQTVVPEFKEPNFIRKITSTRSRQGILKEVRDEAGNPVSSNQYSQRPAQLYMFTDHEPLLSIYT; translated from the coding sequence GTGAGCGAGAACGTGGAACAAAACTATAACGCCAAAAAGTACCGCACCCCGGACGGAGTTCCGGCCGACATTGTGATGTTCACTTTGACCAAGCGGGAACGGAAGACAGTCACCAAGACACTTCCCCTGCGCGAACTAAAGGTAATGCTGATCCGACGGAAGAAATGGCCATGTGCCGGGATGTGGGCCTTACCGGGCGGTTTCTGCCAGGAGGATGAATCTATATATGATGCAGCAACACGTGAGCTGAAAGAAGAAACCGGTGTCGACGGCGGGCACTTGGAATACCTTGGTGTATACAGTACGCCTGGCCGTGATCCGCGCGGGTGGATTATCAGCCATGCTTTTTTTGCGCTGGTGGAGGAATGGATGCTGGAGCAGAGACAAGCCTCTGATGACGCGGGCGAGGTCGGGCTGTTTACACTTCAGGAAGCTCTGGAGGAGCTGGAGCTGGCTTTTGACCATCATGACATCATCACTGATGCCTACCTGCGGATTCAGCAGCAGATGCTGCAGACCACGATTGCCCGGCAGTTTCTGCCCCGGCATTTCACATTAAGCGAGCTGTATCAGGTAATTCAGACGGTAGTGCCGGAATTCAAAGAGCCGAACTTTATCCGCAAAATTACTTCAACACGCAGCCGTCAGGGTATATTAAAGGAAGTACGGGATGAAGCCGGCAATCCGGTCAGCTCCAACCAGTACTCCCAGCGCCCTGCACAGCTGTATATGTTCACAGACCATGAGCCGTTATTGTCCATTTATACGTAG
- a CDS encoding nicotinate phosphoribosyltransferase, with product MRRELALHTDKYQINMMYAHWMNGTHKRKAVFEAYFRKLPFGNGFAVFAGLERIAQYISDLRFTEDDVRYLSEQEENYAPAFLEELLQFHFQGTIHSMKEGALVFPDEPLVRVEGTIMEAQLVETAILNFMNYQTLIATKASRIKQVAPGDILLEFGTRRAQEADAAVWGARAAYIGGFHATSNMLAGRMFGIPTKGTHAHSWVQSFASEQEAFDAYAKVMPDGVTLLVDTFDTLRSGVPHAINTAKKLEAQGKRMNGIRLDSGDLAYLSIQARKMLDEAGLDYVKIVASNDLDENTIMDLKLQGAAIDTWGVGTQLITASDQPSLGGVYKLVEIESPTGEMIPTIKISSNPEKVSTPGKKDVFRIVGTNGKAMADYISFPEEAAPRNGARIKLFNPLHPYLRKNVDKYQALPMLEPIFVNGFQVYKLPALDEIRSYHQEQLDLFWPEYLRKLNPEVYRVNLSEKVWTRKQELITEHMQQDIE from the coding sequence TTGAGGAGAGAGCTTGCTCTACATACAGATAAATATCAGATCAATATGATGTACGCACACTGGATGAACGGAACCCATAAACGCAAAGCGGTGTTTGAAGCCTACTTCCGCAAGCTGCCGTTCGGAAACGGCTTTGCCGTATTTGCGGGTCTGGAGCGCATTGCCCAGTACATCAGTGACCTGCGCTTTACTGAAGATGATGTCCGCTATTTGTCAGAGCAGGAAGAGAATTATGCGCCCGCGTTTCTGGAGGAGCTGCTGCAGTTTCATTTTCAGGGGACGATCCACTCCATGAAGGAAGGGGCGCTGGTCTTTCCGGATGAGCCGCTCGTACGTGTTGAGGGCACAATCATGGAGGCGCAGCTTGTCGAAACGGCGATTCTGAATTTCATGAATTATCAGACACTGATTGCTACCAAGGCCTCACGGATCAAGCAGGTGGCCCCCGGGGATATCCTGCTGGAATTCGGAACCCGCAGAGCGCAGGAGGCGGATGCGGCGGTATGGGGCGCAAGAGCGGCTTATATCGGCGGCTTTCATGCTACCTCTAATATGCTGGCAGGCAGAATGTTCGGCATTCCGACCAAAGGTACGCATGCACACTCCTGGGTACAGAGCTTTGCAAGTGAGCAGGAAGCCTTTGATGCCTATGCCAAAGTAATGCCGGACGGAGTTACCCTGCTGGTGGACACCTTCGATACATTGCGCAGCGGTGTGCCGCATGCCATCAACACTGCCAAGAAGCTGGAAGCACAGGGTAAGCGGATGAACGGTATCCGCCTCGACAGCGGAGACTTGGCCTATCTGTCTATCCAGGCTCGCAAGATGCTGGATGAGGCCGGCCTGGACTATGTTAAGATTGTCGCCTCCAATGATCTGGATGAGAATACAATTATGGACCTCAAGCTGCAGGGTGCAGCCATTGATACCTGGGGGGTGGGCACACAGCTAATTACCGCTTCCGACCAGCCTTCCCTTGGCGGCGTGTACAAGCTGGTTGAAATTGAGTCCCCTACAGGTGAAATGATTCCGACGATCAAAATTTCCTCCAACCCTGAGAAGGTCTCGACCCCCGGCAAAAAGGATGTGTTCCGCATTGTTGGAACCAACGGAAAGGCGATGGCTGATTATATCAGCTTCCCGGAAGAGGCGGCTCCGCGCAATGGTGCCCGGATTAAGCTGTTCAATCCGCTGCATCCGTATCTGCGCAAGAATGTCGACAAGTATCAGGCACTGCCGATGCTGGAGCCGATATTTGTGAACGGGTTCCAGGTGTACAAACTGCCTGCACTGGATGAAATCCGCAGTTATCATCAGGAACAGCTCGATTTATTCTGGCCGGAGTATCTGCGCAAGCTGAACCCTGAGGTGTATCGTGTGAATCTCAGTGAAAAGGTATGGACGCGCAAGCAGGAACTGATCACAGAGCATATGCAGCAGGATATAGAGTAG
- a CDS encoding cysteine hydrolase family protein — MKALIVIDFTNDFIDGSLPVGQSGIEIAPRVSELTRQFAENGDYVVMAVDLHEEEDPYHPESKLFPPHNLRGSRGRELYGTLKDVYEANRSSIYWMDKTRYSAFSGTDLELKLRERGITELHLIGVCTDICVLHTAVDAYNKGFDLIIHEDAVASFNPDGHQWALGHFQGSLGAKVVTAH; from the coding sequence ATGAAGGCATTGATCGTGATAGATTTCACCAATGATTTTATTGACGGCAGTCTGCCTGTCGGGCAGTCGGGGATTGAAATTGCACCAAGAGTCAGCGAATTGACCAGGCAATTTGCAGAGAACGGCGATTACGTGGTAATGGCTGTAGATCTCCATGAAGAAGAGGATCCGTATCATCCGGAGAGCAAGCTGTTTCCGCCGCATAATCTGCGGGGCAGCCGCGGCAGGGAATTGTACGGCACTTTGAAAGACGTATATGAGGCCAACCGCTCTTCGATCTATTGGATGGACAAAACGCGCTACAGCGCCTTTAGCGGGACCGATCTGGAGCTGAAGCTGCGCGAACGCGGCATTACGGAGCTGCATCTGATCGGCGTCTGCACCGATATCTGTGTGCTGCATACAGCAGTGGATGCATACAACAAAGGGTTTGATCTCATCATTCACGAAGATGCTGTGGCCAGTTTTAATCCGGACGGGCACCAGTGGGCATTGGGGCATTTCCAGGGCAGTCTTGGAGCGAAGGTTGTTACCGCACACTAG